A genomic stretch from Sphingobacterium sp. ML3W includes:
- a CDS encoding MDR family MFS transporter, with translation MENLNQQDSLVEYGFRRVVITITAVLCALLEIVDTTIVNVALNDMKGSLGATLTDVAWVITAYAIANVIVIPMTSWLSQQFGRRNYFAASIVIFTISSFLCGNATNIWELVAFRFLQGMGGGALLVTAQTIITESYPKEKRSMAQAIYGMGVIIGPTLGPPLGGYIIDNFSWPYIFYINVPLGIIATLLTLSFVRSPKYSQKQSAKEVDWFGMIFLIMFIGSLQFVLEHGQQDDWFDDPLILGLSILSVFGLLFFIWRELVYDKPIVNLRVLRDKNLQVGVVMSFILGFGLFGSTFIIPIYTQSILGWTATDAGLLLLPSSIMTGIMMPFIGKMIQNGVPQKYMVAVGLSIFFGFCFWMYSLMTNDTGSEHMFWPLILRGVGLGLLFVPVMTLSLSTLHGRSIGEGAAFTGMMRQLGGSFGIALITTFIARDSQKHRVDLVANLDPSKFEVQQRVQQLQMSFQAKGFAPNEALAKAHQILDMTVMKQATVLSYMDVFLYLGVVFLICVPFVLMIKQGKTQVDMSSVH, from the coding sequence ATGGAAAATTTAAATCAACAAGATAGTCTGGTTGAATATGGTTTTCGACGCGTAGTCATCACGATTACGGCTGTGCTCTGTGCCCTGCTCGAAATCGTGGATACGACGATTGTGAATGTGGCCTTAAACGATATGAAAGGTTCGTTGGGTGCAACATTGACAGACGTGGCCTGGGTTATTACGGCTTATGCTATTGCAAACGTAATCGTTATTCCGATGACCAGTTGGTTGTCCCAACAGTTTGGAAGACGTAATTACTTTGCGGCGTCAATTGTCATATTTACAATATCTTCATTTTTATGTGGTAACGCGACCAATATCTGGGAGCTTGTGGCATTTCGCTTTCTACAAGGGATGGGTGGGGGAGCCTTATTGGTGACCGCACAGACCATTATCACCGAAAGTTACCCCAAAGAGAAACGGAGTATGGCGCAAGCGATTTACGGTATGGGCGTTATCATTGGACCAACTTTGGGTCCACCACTGGGGGGGTATATCATAGACAATTTCTCCTGGCCTTATATTTTTTATATCAATGTGCCATTGGGGATTATAGCTACTTTACTGACACTGTCCTTTGTACGTAGTCCTAAATATAGCCAGAAGCAATCGGCAAAAGAGGTGGATTGGTTCGGTATGATCTTTTTGATTATGTTTATCGGTTCACTCCAGTTTGTATTAGAACATGGTCAACAGGATGATTGGTTTGATGATCCATTAATTTTAGGGTTGTCGATTTTATCTGTATTCGGTTTATTGTTCTTCATTTGGCGAGAGTTGGTGTATGACAAGCCTATCGTAAACCTCAGGGTATTGCGTGATAAAAACCTACAGGTAGGGGTTGTGATGAGTTTTATCCTTGGATTTGGTTTATTTGGATCGACTTTTATTATTCCAATCTATACACAATCCATATTGGGATGGACCGCAACAGACGCAGGTTTGCTATTGTTGCCAAGTTCAATCATGACCGGGATCATGATGCCTTTTATTGGTAAAATGATCCAGAATGGTGTTCCGCAGAAATATATGGTTGCGGTTGGTTTGAGCATCTTCTTTGGCTTTTGTTTCTGGATGTACAGCCTGATGACAAATGACACTGGATCTGAACATATGTTTTGGCCGCTTATCCTTCGTGGCGTAGGCCTGGGTTTATTATTTGTGCCAGTAATGACATTGTCTTTATCCACGCTACATGGAAGATCCATCGGAGAGGGCGCGGCATTTACTGGTATGATGCGTCAGCTTGGTGGTTCATTTGGTATCGCATTGATCACAACATTTATTGCACGTGACTCTCAAAAGCATCGTGTTGATCTGGTTGCTAATCTGGATCCCAGTAAGTTTGAGGTACAGCAGCGTGTGCAACAGTTGCAAATGAGTTTTCAGGCGAAAGGCTTTGCTCCAAATGAGGCCTTGGCCAAAGCTCACCAGATACTGGACATGACTGTCATGAAACAGGCGACGGTATTGTCGTATATGGATGTATTCCTGTATTTGGGTGTTGTATTTTTAATTTGTGTACCTTTTGTACTGATGATCAAACAGGGCAAAACTCAAGTGGATATGTCAAGTGTGCACTAG
- a CDS encoding HlyD family secretion protein has product MENTVENAPEKKGTNKKFTIILAALVIFGGAYGGYKYLHGQAHETTDDAQVEKNMSPIIPRVGGFISKVYVKDNDLVKKGDTLFTIESQDYQVRVDEADATLAAAESSFDVSKADVSASSANVAISDATIQSNLGSIDAARIRAKQANNDYIRYQNLYNNQSITKQQYEQALTTKLEADKQVEILQQQRNASASQRNAIVSKTTVASKQTSVAEANIKRAKAQLEAAKLNLSYTAVLASVDGQVSNIKVQPGQMINPGQSLFYIIDNIETWVVANFKETQLQKMKPGQKVGIKVDAYPNIEFEGEVNSFSPATGSRFSLLPPDNATGNFVKTVQRLPVKIKLSKDNKAENVALLRPGMNADVDVHVQ; this is encoded by the coding sequence ATGGAAAATACAGTTGAAAACGCACCGGAAAAAAAGGGTACAAATAAAAAATTCACAATTATTCTAGCCGCTTTGGTCATCTTTGGCGGGGCTTATGGTGGTTATAAATACTTGCATGGTCAAGCACATGAGACCACGGACGATGCGCAGGTTGAAAAAAATATGAGTCCGATCATTCCTCGGGTTGGTGGATTTATTTCCAAGGTTTATGTCAAAGACAACGATTTGGTGAAGAAAGGGGATACTTTGTTCACAATCGAAAGCCAAGATTACCAGGTTCGAGTAGATGAAGCTGATGCAACATTGGCTGCTGCGGAAAGTAGCTTTGATGTATCAAAAGCAGATGTATCAGCATCATCTGCCAATGTAGCCATCTCTGACGCAACAATACAGTCAAATTTGGGTAGCATTGATGCAGCACGTATCCGTGCGAAACAGGCGAATAACGATTACATTCGTTACCAAAATTTATATAACAATCAGTCGATTACAAAACAGCAATATGAGCAGGCTTTGACGACCAAGTTGGAAGCGGATAAACAAGTAGAAATCTTGCAACAACAACGCAATGCCAGTGCTTCTCAACGTAATGCGATCGTGAGTAAGACTACTGTAGCTTCGAAACAAACTTCTGTGGCTGAGGCGAATATAAAAAGAGCGAAAGCGCAATTGGAAGCTGCAAAATTAAATCTTTCGTATACCGCAGTATTGGCTTCGGTAGATGGTCAAGTATCGAATATCAAAGTGCAACCGGGGCAGATGATCAACCCTGGTCAGTCTTTATTTTACATTATTGATAATATTGAAACTTGGGTCGTAGCGAATTTTAAAGAGACACAATTACAAAAAATGAAACCGGGCCAAAAGGTGGGGATTAAAGTGGATGCTTATCCAAATATCGAATTTGAAGGCGAAGTCAACTCATTTTCTCCAGCTACAGGTTCGCGTTTCTCCTTGTTGCCTCCGGATAATGCGACGGGTAACTTTGTGAAGACGGTACAACGTCTGCCGGTAAAAATCAAATTGTCGAAAGATAATAAAGCTGAAAATGTAGCTTTGCTCAGACCGGGCATGAATGCTGACGTAGATGTGCATGTTCAATAA
- a CDS encoding TolC family protein, producing the protein MKNKLANLSALLLLSPLGLLAQDNKHLSLEEIIHMAANQSVEAKTADTKILGRQLEVESAKSKQLPDAKLSAQYMAMTTPNVNLKLALGEGGSAPDIAANQLWLGQASVSMPIYTGGRIKGGIAIAKDVLQAEQWNAVANKEQLASRAIALYLNLYKAQQTNLLIAENIKQSEQRVSDFKAMLDNGLIARNDLLKAELQLSNYQVSLQEAQKNIKVLNYQLANLLKIAEDTQLDQINLAEVTGIDLGLKASYETAKTERSDLKSLASQRKVAEDQLKVTKSSTLPMVSATAGYNAFGLQKVVTVTNAAMVGVGVSYDIGSLYKNKREVNVVKNRIKEIDENLELLNDRVKVQVQQANENYMLAQKQDVVYHQAVDQAVENYRITKDKYDNGIADTDDLLTADVQQLQSKINLAISKANTIEKYYDLQLANGSLNIK; encoded by the coding sequence ATGAAAAATAAGTTGGCCAATTTAAGTGCTTTATTGCTTTTAAGTCCTCTGGGTTTGCTGGCACAAGACAACAAACACCTGAGCTTGGAAGAAATAATTCACATGGCTGCAAACCAAAGTGTGGAAGCGAAAACTGCCGATACCAAAATATTGGGAAGACAGCTAGAGGTCGAGAGTGCCAAATCGAAACAGCTTCCTGATGCAAAATTGAGCGCGCAATATATGGCGATGACAACACCGAATGTGAATCTGAAGTTGGCACTTGGTGAGGGTGGCTCGGCTCCGGATATCGCAGCAAATCAGCTGTGGTTGGGGCAGGCATCTGTCAGTATGCCTATTTATACCGGGGGCAGGATTAAAGGGGGGATAGCGATAGCAAAAGATGTTCTACAAGCTGAACAATGGAACGCTGTAGCAAACAAAGAACAATTGGCTTCACGTGCGATAGCACTTTATTTGAATCTATATAAAGCGCAGCAAACCAATTTGTTGATCGCTGAAAATATCAAGCAGTCTGAGCAACGTGTTTCAGACTTTAAAGCGATGTTGGATAATGGGCTGATTGCAAGAAACGATCTGCTTAAAGCGGAATTGCAGCTGTCTAATTATCAGGTGTCGCTCCAGGAAGCGCAGAAGAATATTAAGGTGCTAAATTATCAATTGGCCAATTTGCTAAAAATTGCAGAGGATACGCAATTGGATCAGATTAATCTGGCTGAGGTAACTGGAATTGACCTCGGATTGAAGGCTTCTTATGAAACTGCAAAAACTGAGCGTTCGGATCTAAAATCGTTGGCTTCTCAACGTAAAGTTGCCGAAGATCAATTGAAAGTGACCAAGTCTTCGACATTGCCAATGGTTTCGGCAACTGCAGGTTACAACGCTTTTGGTCTACAGAAGGTCGTTACTGTAACGAATGCGGCAATGGTGGGTGTTGGAGTATCTTATGATATTGGTTCTTTGTATAAAAACAAAAGGGAGGTCAATGTCGTCAAAAATCGGATCAAGGAAATTGATGAGAATTTGGAACTGCTCAACGATCGGGTAAAGGTTCAGGTGCAACAGGCAAATGAAAACTACATGTTGGCCCAAAAACAGGATGTGGTATACCATCAGGCGGTAGATCAAGCCGTTGAAAATTATCGCATCACAAAGGATAAATATGATAATGGTATTGCGGATACGGACGACTTATTGACCGCTGATGTACAACAGCTTCAGAGCAAAATAAATCTAGCGATAAGCAAGGCAAACACAATTGAAAAATACTATGACCTGCAATTGGCAAATGGGTCGTTAAACATTAAATAG
- a CDS encoding TetR family transcriptional regulator yields MEFNEKQIDILLAAERLFATKGFDGTSVRDIAQEANVNVAMINYYFGSKDKLLDTFFEWRVPDFMINVDELALVGNALDKVDVMVDRYVKSMNSHRKLYRVIAIESTLKQRMLISEAFKKLKIHNLDVITSIINSGIAEGVFKTGNDPILIHSMMMGTFMNFQMNQVFLQDQLNIADDGGYGQYIETTLTQFIQKTIKALLTYEK; encoded by the coding sequence ATGGAATTTAACGAGAAGCAAATAGATATCCTTCTTGCCGCGGAGCGACTTTTTGCAACAAAAGGGTTTGACGGGACTTCGGTGCGTGATATTGCACAGGAGGCGAATGTCAATGTAGCCATGATCAACTATTATTTTGGATCGAAAGATAAGTTGCTGGATACCTTTTTTGAATGGCGTGTTCCAGATTTTATGATTAATGTGGATGAGCTCGCTTTGGTAGGTAATGCTCTTGATAAAGTAGATGTGATGGTTGATAGGTATGTCAAATCGATGAACTCTCATCGGAAGCTCTACCGGGTTATTGCAATAGAAAGTACCCTAAAACAGCGGATGTTGATATCGGAAGCTTTTAAAAAATTGAAGATTCATAATCTGGACGTAATCACTTCTATCATCAACAGTGGTATCGCAGAGGGGGTATTTAAAACAGGAAATGATCCCATATTAATTCATTCCATGATGATGGGGACTTTTATGAATTTTCAGATGAACCAAGTCTTTTTACAGGATCAATTGAATATAGCCGATGATGGTGGCTATGGGCAATATATTGAAACAACATTAACACAATTTATACAGAAAACAATTAAAGCTTTATTGACATATGAAAAATAA